Proteins from a single region of Streptomyces griseiscabiei:
- a CDS encoding GMC family oxidoreductase: MNADEFDYVVVGGGTAGNVVAARLSEDPSVTVCVLEAGPSDVGDDDVLKLERWMGLLESGYDWDYPVEPQESGNSFMRHARAKVLGGCSSHNSCIAFWAPAEDLDDWAAAGCKGWSAADLFPLYRRLETNDAPGDHHGRTGPVKLRTIKSADPCGDALLEACVQAGIPTTPFNTGTTVVRGANWFQINSDENNIRQSSSVAYLHPIMGRRPNLEVRTGVRAKKLVLEGRRCVGAEYLDPDLIHTRTVRARREVVVSCGAIDTPKILMLSGIGPAEQLREVGVDVVVDSAGVGENLQDHPEGVVMWEAAQPMPTESNQWWEAGIFYDTEPGLDRPDLMFHYGSVPFDMNTARHGYPTSENAFCLTPNVTRAKSRGTVRLRTRDYRDKPKVDPRYFTHEHDVRVMTYGLRLARQIAAQPALSGWAGAELAPGPDVQTNEELLDYIRKTHNTVYHPACTVKMGADDDASAPLDARLRVKGIEGLRVADGSVMPDLVTVNPCITTMMIGEKCADLLKADA; this comes from the coding sequence ATGAATGCAGATGAGTTCGACTATGTCGTGGTCGGCGGCGGAACCGCGGGGAACGTGGTCGCGGCCAGACTCTCCGAGGACCCGTCGGTCACGGTCTGCGTCCTGGAGGCGGGCCCCAGCGACGTCGGCGACGACGACGTGCTGAAGCTGGAACGCTGGATGGGGCTGCTGGAGTCCGGCTACGACTGGGACTACCCGGTCGAACCGCAGGAGAGCGGCAACAGCTTCATGCGGCACGCACGGGCGAAGGTCCTCGGCGGCTGTTCGTCCCACAACTCCTGTATCGCCTTCTGGGCACCGGCGGAGGATCTCGACGACTGGGCGGCGGCGGGCTGCAAGGGCTGGTCCGCGGCCGACCTCTTCCCGCTCTACCGGCGCCTGGAGACCAACGACGCGCCCGGCGACCACCACGGCCGCACGGGTCCGGTGAAGCTGCGCACCATCAAGAGCGCGGACCCGTGCGGCGACGCCCTGCTGGAGGCCTGTGTCCAGGCGGGCATCCCGACGACGCCCTTCAACACGGGCACGACGGTGGTCCGGGGCGCCAACTGGTTCCAGATCAACTCCGACGAGAACAACATCCGGCAGTCCTCCTCGGTGGCGTACCTCCACCCGATCATGGGCCGGCGGCCCAACCTGGAGGTACGCACCGGGGTCCGCGCCAAGAAGCTGGTGCTGGAGGGGCGGCGCTGCGTCGGCGCCGAGTATCTGGACCCCGACCTCATCCACACCCGGACGGTGCGTGCCCGGCGCGAGGTGGTCGTCTCCTGCGGTGCCATCGACACCCCGAAGATCCTGATGCTCTCGGGCATCGGCCCCGCCGAACAGCTGCGCGAGGTGGGCGTGGACGTGGTCGTGGACTCGGCGGGCGTCGGGGAGAACCTCCAGGACCACCCCGAGGGCGTCGTCATGTGGGAGGCCGCCCAGCCGATGCCCACCGAGTCCAACCAGTGGTGGGAGGCGGGCATCTTCTACGACACCGAACCGGGCCTCGACCGGCCGGACCTGATGTTCCACTACGGGTCCGTCCCGTTCGACATGAACACCGCCCGGCACGGCTACCCGACCTCCGAGAACGCGTTCTGTCTGACGCCGAACGTCACCCGCGCGAAGTCCCGGGGCACCGTGCGGCTGCGCACCCGCGACTACCGGGACAAGCCGAAGGTCGACCCGCGCTACTTCACGCACGAGCACGATGTGCGCGTGATGACGTACGGTCTGCGGCTCGCCCGGCAGATCGCGGCGCAGCCCGCGCTGAGCGGCTGGGCCGGGGCCGAGCTGGCGCCCGGGCCGGACGTGCAGACCAACGAGGAGTTGCTCGACTACATCCGGAAGACCCACAACACCGTCTACCACCCCGCCTGCACGGTGAAGATGGGCGCCGACGACGATGCCTCGGCGCCGCTGGACGCGCGGCTGCGGGTGAAGGGGATCGAGGGGTTGCGGGTGGCGGACGGGTCCGTGATGCCGGATCTGGTGACCGTGAATCCGTGCATCACGACGATGATGATCGGCGAGAAGTGTGCGGATCTATTGAAGGCCGACGCCTAA
- a CDS encoding nitrate- and nitrite sensing domain-containing protein: MRFRGKSIRRKIVALLLVPLVALTGVWTFATVLTGREASDLFRVADIVEEVGFPTEDTIRVLQQERRQTLVYLADPRSAEAVTALDRSRAATDKAVEEFREHAGDADLRDEIGEATSLRLTTILDALDTLPSLRTTVESGTVNVPQALGHYNELVDPCFTLLSNLPALDNVEMDKQGRALVNVARARELLSREDALLSSVLVADRITQDEIRDFSDLVAQRTLLYEISLPQLPDAERERFEGYWKNASSAPLRSVEQAVIASDPGRPTGVTAKTWDTSVEPVLSDLRDLSVEAGDRYQDRVSPLATTVILKAAVAGVLGLFALLVSLFMSVRIGRVLIRDLRRLRQEAHDTAGVRLPSVMRRLAAGEQVDVETEVPRLEYDKNEIGEVSQALNTLQRAAVEAAVKQSELRSGISEVFVNLARRSQVLLHKQLTLLDTMERRTEDTDELADLFRLDHLTTRMRRHAEGLVILSGAAPSRQWRKPIQLMDVVRAAVAEVEDYERIEVRRLPRVAVTGPAVADLTHLVAELLENATVFSPPHTAVQVLGERVANGFTLEIHDRGLGMSAEALLDANLKLAETPDFELSDTDRLGLFVVSRLAQRQKVRVSLQPSPYGGTTAVLFIPDALLTDDVPDTNGIGFRLDRAHPTREAELEDERNAALSEIPVRLPGLSAAILDGPVELEAPVDPEPLGYPGALGEEDAERGGLFGPRRSLTGVADEHQQSVRDGEGHRVPLTDPDPTLGPVPLPQRRTPHLVSSHGRSVEARARQTEDESRQSRTAGPDQISDTRPLTALRGDRPPPPGASGADRTAPGALPGSHRAGALPPGGYEGPALPQRRRTTPAGGTAPTSSPYGAGEPTPRADTPTDQAESATSPLPRRVRQASLAPQLKDGPDRRAERERSRPERRPEPTERDADEVRSRMASLQRGWQRGRDENAEGDDAQDVSAPRGTTKGDGR; this comes from the coding sequence ATGCGCTTTCGCGGGAAATCGATCCGCCGGAAGATCGTGGCGCTGTTGCTCGTGCCCCTCGTGGCACTGACCGGTGTCTGGACGTTCGCCACGGTGCTGACAGGCCGTGAGGCGAGCGATCTCTTCAGGGTCGCGGACATCGTCGAGGAAGTCGGCTTCCCCACCGAGGACACCATCCGGGTACTCCAGCAGGAGCGCCGCCAGACCCTCGTGTACCTCGCCGACCCCCGGTCCGCCGAGGCGGTCACGGCACTCGACCGCAGCCGGGCCGCCACGGACAAGGCCGTCGAGGAGTTCCGGGAGCACGCCGGGGACGCCGACCTGCGGGACGAGATCGGCGAGGCCACCTCGCTGCGGCTGACGACCATCCTGGACGCCCTCGACACCCTGCCCTCCCTGCGGACCACCGTCGAGAGCGGCACCGTCAACGTCCCCCAGGCCCTCGGCCACTACAACGAGCTCGTCGACCCCTGCTTCACGCTGCTGTCCAACCTTCCCGCGCTCGACAACGTGGAGATGGACAAGCAGGGCCGCGCGCTGGTCAACGTCGCCCGTGCCCGTGAACTCCTCTCCCGCGAGGACGCCCTGCTCAGCTCCGTGCTCGTCGCTGACCGGATCACCCAGGACGAGATCCGCGACTTCTCCGACCTCGTCGCCCAGCGCACCCTGCTGTACGAGATCAGCCTGCCGCAGCTGCCCGACGCCGAGCGCGAGCGCTTCGAGGGCTACTGGAAGAACGCGAGCTCCGCGCCCCTGCGCTCGGTCGAACAGGCCGTCATCGCCTCCGACCCGGGCAGGCCCACCGGCGTCACCGCGAAGACCTGGGACACCTCCGTCGAGCCCGTCCTCTCCGACCTCCGCGACCTCAGCGTCGAGGCGGGCGACCGCTATCAGGACCGCGTCAGCCCGCTGGCCACCACCGTCATCCTGAAGGCCGCCGTCGCCGGCGTCCTCGGTCTCTTCGCCCTGCTCGTCTCGCTCTTCATGTCCGTCCGCATCGGCCGCGTCCTCATCCGCGACCTGCGCCGGCTCCGCCAGGAGGCCCACGACACCGCCGGGGTGCGGCTGCCCAGCGTGATGCGCAGGCTCGCCGCCGGCGAACAGGTCGACGTGGAGACCGAGGTGCCGCGCCTGGAGTACGACAAGAACGAGATCGGCGAGGTCAGCCAGGCTCTCAACACGCTGCAGCGCGCGGCCGTCGAGGCCGCCGTCAAGCAGTCCGAACTCCGCAGCGGCATCTCCGAGGTCTTCGTCAACCTCGCCCGCCGCAGCCAGGTCCTGCTGCACAAGCAGCTCACCCTCCTCGACACCATGGAACGCCGGACCGAGGACACCGACGAACTCGCCGACCTGTTCCGCCTGGACCATCTGACGACCCGTATGCGACGCCACGCCGAGGGCCTCGTCATCCTCTCCGGCGCCGCCCCGTCCCGGCAGTGGCGCAAGCCCATCCAGCTGATGGACGTCGTCCGCGCGGCCGTCGCCGAGGTCGAGGACTACGAGCGGATCGAGGTCCGCCGGCTGCCCCGGGTCGCCGTGACGGGCCCCGCGGTCGCCGACCTCACCCACCTGGTGGCCGAACTCCTGGAGAACGCCACGGTGTTCTCGCCCCCGCACACCGCCGTACAGGTGCTCGGCGAGCGCGTCGCCAACGGCTTCACCCTGGAGATCCACGACCGCGGCCTCGGGATGTCCGCCGAGGCGCTCCTCGACGCCAACCTCAAGCTGGCCGAGACCCCCGACTTCGAGCTCTCCGACACCGACCGGCTCGGTCTCTTCGTGGTCAGCCGGCTCGCCCAGCGCCAGAAGGTCCGCGTCTCCCTCCAGCCCTCCCCCTACGGCGGCACCACGGCCGTGCTGTTCATCCCGGACGCCCTCCTCACCGACGACGTCCCGGACACCAACGGCATCGGCTTCCGTCTCGACCGCGCCCACCCCACCCGGGAGGCCGAGCTGGAGGACGAGCGCAACGCCGCGCTCTCCGAGATCCCGGTCCGCCTCCCGGGGCTCTCCGCCGCCATCCTGGACGGCCCCGTGGAGCTGGAGGCCCCGGTCGACCCGGAACCCCTGGGCTACCCGGGCGCCCTCGGCGAGGAGGACGCCGAGCGCGGCGGGCTGTTCGGGCCCCGACGCTCCCTCACCGGCGTCGCCGACGAGCACCAGCAGTCGGTGCGCGACGGCGAAGGGCACCGGGTCCCCCTCACCGACCCCGACCCGACGCTCGGCCCCGTACCGCTGCCGCAGCGCCGCACCCCCCATCTCGTCAGCTCGCACGGCCGTTCGGTGGAAGCCAGGGCCAGGCAGACGGAGGACGAGTCCCGGCAGAGCCGCACCGCGGGCCCCGACCAGATCTCGGACACCAGGCCGCTCACCGCCCTGCGCGGCGACCGCCCTCCGCCGCCGGGCGCCTCCGGGGCCGACCGCACCGCACCCGGCGCCCTGCCCGGGTCGCACCGTGCCGGCGCCCTGCCCCCCGGTGGGTACGAGGGCCCTGCCCTTCCCCAGCGCCGTCGTACGACCCCTGCGGGGGGCACGGCCCCGACCAGCTCGCCGTACGGCGCGGGTGAGCCGACCCCGCGCGCGGACACGCCGACCGACCAGGCAGAATCAGCTACGAGCCCGCTGCCCCGTCGCGTCCGACAGGCCAGTCTGGCACCGCAGTTGAAGGACGGCCCCGACCGGCGAGCCGAGCGCGAGAGGTCCCGCCCCGAGCGGCGCCCGGAGCCGACCGAACGGGACGCCGACGAGGTACGCAGCCGTATGGCCTCGCTCCAACGGGGTTGGCAGCGCGGCCGCGACGAGAACGCCGAGGGCGACGACGCCCAGGACGTCTCAGCACCACGAGGAACGACTAAGGGGGACGGTCGATGA
- a CDS encoding aldehyde dehydrogenase family protein — MPELFIGGAWRSALDGRTREIRCPADGSLVAVVDEAGGKDTVEAITAARRAFDEGPWPTTSPADRGDLLLRVADLLVRDKDALARAESLDTGKRLVESEYDIDDIANCFRYFGRAATAETGRVVDTGQPGVDSRVVYEPVGVCALITPWNYPLLQTAWKVAPALAAGNTFVLKPSELTPHTAIHLMRLLEEAGLPEGVANLVLGAGPEAGAPLSDHPDVDLVSFTGGLQTGRRLMANAAASVKKVALELGGKNPNIVFADADFDTAVDMALTAVFLHSGQVCSAGARLLVEDSVHDRFVDEVVRRAREIRLGGPFDENARTGPLISAAHRAKVEEYVARGIAEGAVLRCGGERPGGEAYDRGFYYLPTVLDECTSAMSVVQDESFGPVLTVERFSTEDEAVRLANDTIYGLAGAVWTTDGARAQRVAARLRIGTVWINDYHPYVPQAEWGGVKQSGFGRELGPAGLAEYREAKHIWRNTDPSPQGWFA, encoded by the coding sequence ATGCCCGAACTTTTCATCGGCGGAGCATGGCGATCCGCGCTCGACGGCCGGACACGTGAGATCCGCTGCCCCGCCGACGGCAGCCTGGTCGCGGTCGTCGACGAGGCCGGCGGCAAGGACACCGTGGAGGCGATCACGGCCGCCCGCCGCGCCTTCGACGAGGGCCCCTGGCCCACCACCTCGCCCGCCGACCGCGGTGACCTGCTGCTCCGGGTGGCCGATCTCCTCGTACGCGACAAGGACGCGCTCGCCCGCGCCGAGTCCCTCGACACCGGCAAGCGGCTGGTGGAGAGCGAGTACGACATCGACGACATCGCGAACTGCTTCCGCTACTTCGGGCGGGCGGCCACGGCCGAGACGGGCCGGGTCGTCGACACCGGTCAGCCGGGCGTGGACAGCCGGGTCGTGTACGAGCCGGTCGGGGTGTGCGCGCTGATCACCCCGTGGAACTACCCCCTCCTCCAGACGGCCTGGAAGGTCGCCCCGGCGCTCGCGGCCGGCAACACCTTCGTGCTGAAGCCGAGCGAGCTGACCCCGCACACCGCGATCCACCTGATGCGTCTGCTGGAGGAGGCCGGGCTGCCGGAGGGCGTGGCCAATCTGGTGCTCGGCGCCGGGCCCGAGGCGGGCGCTCCGCTCTCCGACCACCCGGACGTGGACCTGGTCTCCTTCACCGGTGGCCTGCAGACCGGGCGACGGCTCATGGCCAACGCCGCCGCGAGCGTCAAGAAGGTCGCCCTGGAGCTCGGCGGCAAGAACCCGAACATCGTCTTCGCCGACGCCGACTTCGACACGGCCGTCGACATGGCGCTGACCGCGGTCTTCCTGCACTCGGGCCAGGTCTGCTCGGCGGGCGCCCGGCTGCTGGTGGAGGACTCCGTGCACGACCGCTTCGTCGACGAGGTCGTCCGCCGGGCCCGGGAGATCCGGCTCGGCGGCCCGTTCGACGAGAACGCCCGGACCGGCCCGCTGATCTCGGCCGCCCATCGCGCGAAGGTCGAGGAGTACGTGGCCCGGGGCATCGCCGAGGGCGCGGTACTGCGCTGCGGTGGCGAGCGGCCGGGCGGCGAGGCGTACGACCGGGGCTTCTACTACCTGCCGACGGTCCTGGACGAGTGCACGAGCGCGATGTCCGTGGTCCAGGACGAGTCCTTCGGGCCGGTGCTGACGGTGGAGCGGTTCAGCACCGAGGACGAGGCGGTACGGCTGGCCAACGACACGATCTACGGTCTGGCCGGTGCCGTGTGGACGACGGACGGGGCCAGGGCCCAGCGGGTCGCGGCCCGGCTACGGATCGGCACGGTGTGGATCAACGACTACCACCCCTATGTGCCACAGGCCGAGTGGGGCGGGGTCAAGCAGTCCGGCTTCGGCCGCGAACTGGGGCCCGCGGGGCTCGCCGAGTACCGCGAGGCGAAGCACATCTGGCGCAACACGGACCCCTCGCCGCAGGGTTGGTTCGCCTAG
- a CDS encoding APC family permease has translation MTTIEQPPTGPKNTSDDTELTEFGYKPELKRTLGNFHTFAAGISYISILTGTFQLFYFGFASGGPAYWWSWPMVFVGQFMVALCFAELAARYPVAGSVYNWSKKIGNPHLGWLAGWMMLIASIVSIAAVALAYQLTLPQISDVFQIVGDGTGKYDVATNAVVLAAVLILFTTVVNAFGVKLMARINTAGVFIELIATVVLIVLFAVHITRGPQVVMDTNGTGDAYGNGYLGAFLVASLASAYVMYGFDTAASLGEESLDPTRNAPRAIIRAIVASFVLGGLILLLALMSVSSLKGEQLSTDGLQYVVLNVLGPTAGKAMLWCVLIAVTVCALAVHTAAVRLAFAMARDNNLPASSKLAKCHPKFQTPVLPTVIIGVLALSILVVNIRQPQIFTVVTSIGIIMIYLAYLGVTVPMLVARLRGKWQPAGDGRFSLGRWGLPVNILAVLWGGGMTLNLIWPRAAVYNAAAPFHWYLQWGAVLFVGIIAGGGFAYYWFIQRHKTGVLAEHRVAVEDGTVPPAPPAAPLTSPAAD, from the coding sequence ATGACGACCATCGAGCAACCACCCACCGGCCCGAAGAACACCTCCGACGACACCGAACTCACCGAGTTCGGGTACAAGCCCGAGCTCAAGCGCACCCTGGGCAACTTCCACACCTTCGCCGCCGGGATCAGCTACATCTCGATCCTGACCGGTACCTTCCAGCTGTTCTACTTCGGTTTCGCCAGCGGCGGCCCCGCCTACTGGTGGTCCTGGCCGATGGTGTTCGTCGGCCAGTTCATGGTCGCGCTCTGTTTCGCCGAGCTGGCGGCCCGCTACCCGGTCGCGGGCTCGGTCTACAACTGGTCGAAGAAGATAGGCAATCCGCATCTGGGCTGGCTCGCCGGCTGGATGATGCTGATCGCCTCCATCGTGTCGATCGCGGCGGTCGCGCTGGCGTACCAGCTGACGCTGCCCCAGATCTCCGACGTGTTCCAGATCGTCGGGGACGGCACCGGCAAGTACGACGTGGCGACCAACGCGGTCGTCCTGGCCGCGGTGTTGATCCTGTTCACGACGGTGGTGAACGCCTTCGGCGTCAAGCTGATGGCCCGGATCAACACGGCGGGCGTGTTCATCGAGCTGATCGCCACCGTCGTCCTGATCGTGCTGTTCGCCGTCCACATCACCCGCGGTCCCCAGGTGGTCATGGACACGAACGGCACCGGCGACGCCTACGGCAACGGATACCTGGGCGCGTTCCTGGTGGCCTCGCTGGCGTCCGCGTACGTCATGTACGGCTTCGACACGGCCGCCTCGCTCGGTGAGGAGTCGCTGGACCCGACCCGGAACGCGCCGCGCGCGATCATCCGGGCGATCGTCGCCTCGTTCGTCCTCGGCGGGCTGATCCTGCTGCTGGCGCTGATGAGCGTCTCCAGCCTGAAGGGCGAGCAGTTGTCCACGGACGGACTGCAGTACGTCGTGCTCAATGTGCTCGGCCCGACGGCCGGCAAGGCGATGCTGTGGTGCGTGCTGATCGCGGTCACCGTCTGCGCCCTCGCCGTGCACACCGCCGCGGTCCGGCTGGCGTTCGCGATGGCCCGTGACAACAACCTGCCCGCCTCCTCGAAGCTGGCCAAGTGCCACCCGAAGTTCCAGACGCCGGTGCTGCCGACCGTGATCATCGGGGTGCTGGCCCTGTCGATCCTCGTGGTCAACATCCGCCAGCCGCAGATCTTCACCGTGGTGACCAGTATCGGCATCATCATGATCTACCTGGCCTATCTGGGCGTCACCGTGCCGATGCTGGTGGCACGGCTGCGCGGCAAGTGGCAGCCCGCGGGGGACGGCCGGTTCTCACTGGGCCGCTGGGGTCTGCCCGTGAACATCCTCGCCGTGCTCTGGGGCGGGGGCATGACCCTGAACCTGATCTGGCCGCGGGCCGCGGTCTACAACGCCGCCGCCCCCTTCCACTGGTATCTGCAGTGGGGCGCGGTCCTCTTCGTCGGGATCATCGCCGGCGGTGGCTTCGCCTACTACTGGTTCATCCAGCGGCACAAGACCGGGGTGCTCGCCGAGCACCGCGTGGCCGTCGAGGACGGGACCGTACCGCCCGCGCCGCCCGCCGCTCCCCTCACCTCCCCGGCGGCCGACTGA
- a CDS encoding GntR family transcriptional regulator: MAAELTGLADDRALLGRTSTAERVSDILRSRIAEGFFPPGTRLSEDSIGGALGVSRNTLREAFRLLTHERLLVHELNRGVFVRVLTVEDVEDIYRTRRLVECAVVRGLGAPPYGLDGLAEAVAEGQREAGEGDWKGVSTANIHFHRELVALAGSARTDELMRSVFAELRLAFHVVDNPRKLYEPYLARNLLILRTLERGERDEAERMLAEYLDDSLENLVEVYGRRVADVI; encoded by the coding sequence ATGGCCGCCGAACTGACCGGACTTGCCGACGACCGCGCGCTCCTGGGGCGCACCAGCACCGCCGAGCGGGTTTCGGACATCCTCCGGAGCCGGATCGCCGAGGGCTTCTTCCCGCCCGGGACACGGCTGTCCGAGGACAGCATCGGCGGCGCCCTCGGGGTCTCCCGCAACACCCTGCGCGAGGCGTTCCGCCTGCTCACCCATGAGCGGCTCCTCGTCCACGAACTCAACCGCGGTGTCTTCGTCCGGGTGCTGACCGTCGAGGACGTCGAGGACATCTACCGCACCCGCCGCCTCGTCGAGTGCGCCGTCGTCCGCGGGCTCGGGGCCCCGCCCTACGGCCTCGACGGGCTCGCCGAAGCCGTCGCCGAGGGGCAGCGGGAGGCCGGGGAAGGTGACTGGAAAGGCGTGTCCACGGCCAACATCCACTTCCACCGCGAACTCGTCGCCCTCGCCGGCAGCGCCCGCACCGACGAGCTGATGCGCAGCGTCTTCGCCGAACTCCGGCTGGCCTTCCACGTGGTGGACAATCCACGCAAGCTGTACGAGCCGTATCTGGCGCGAAATCTCCTCATCCTGCGCACGCTTGAGCGGGGCGAGCGGGACGAGGCCGAGCGCATGCTGGCGGAGTATCTCGACGACTCGCTGGAGAACCTGGTGGAGGTGTACGGGCGCCGCGTCGCCGACGTGATCTGA